One window of Silvimonas iriomotensis genomic DNA carries:
- the astA gene encoding arginine N-succinyltransferase, which produces MRIRFLRHSDFHRLFDLANKAGVGVTTLQPNAERLQSRIAASMAAVAGEPRLGDASYFFALEDETTGQLVGTSGIESAVGMRDTWYNYRVGLTVHTSRELDIYKQLTTLFLSSDLTGSSELCSLFLLPEHRGNGNGGLLSKSRFLFMAEFPHRFAERVIAEMRGVSDDAGRSPFWESLGRHFFKMDFARADFLSYVGNKSFIAELMPSYPIYTCLLSEEAQAAVAEVHPATRPARKLLETEGFRYRGYVDIFDAGPSLESALHDIRAVRDSQVYKALAVKAQPQEGESWLVSNRKLQDFRCVLAMTHPLDGALPLTDDVLQRLEIADGDSVRAVRLAP; this is translated from the coding sequence ATGCGTATCCGCTTTTTGCGGCACAGCGACTTTCACCGCCTGTTTGACCTGGCCAACAAGGCCGGCGTGGGCGTCACCACCCTGCAACCCAATGCAGAGCGCCTGCAATCGCGCATTGCGGCCAGCATGGCGGCCGTCGCGGGCGAGCCCAGGCTGGGTGATGCCAGCTATTTCTTTGCGCTGGAGGACGAAACCACCGGGCAACTGGTTGGTACGTCAGGCATTGAATCGGCCGTGGGCATGCGTGACACCTGGTACAACTATCGCGTTGGCCTTACGGTGCATACCTCGCGTGAGCTGGATATCTACAAGCAGCTGACCACCTTGTTTCTGAGTTCCGATCTGACGGGCTCGTCTGAATTGTGCTCGCTGTTCTTGCTGCCAGAGCATCGCGGTAACGGCAATGGCGGCTTGTTGTCCAAATCACGCTTTCTGTTCATGGCGGAGTTCCCGCACCGTTTTGCCGAGCGCGTCATTGCAGAAATGCGCGGCGTGTCAGATGACGCGGGCCGTTCGCCATTCTGGGAGAGCCTTGGCCGGCACTTCTTCAAAATGGACTTCGCCCGCGCGGATTTTCTCTCTTACGTTGGCAATAAATCGTTTATTGCCGAATTGATGCCCAGCTATCCGATCTACACCTGCCTGTTGTCGGAAGAAGCCCAGGCGGCCGTCGCGGAAGTGCACCCGGCCACGCGGCCGGCCCGCAAGCTGCTGGAAACAGAGGGCTTTCGCTATCGCGGCTACGTGGATATTTTTGATGCGGGCCCCAGTCTGGAGAGTGCGCTGCACGATATCCGCGCGGTGCGTGACAGCCAGGTGTACAAGGCGCTGGCGGTCAAGGCGCAGCCGCAAGAGGGCGAGTCGTGGCTGGTCAGCAACCGCAAGCTGCAGGATTTTCGCTGCGTGCTGGCCATGACGCACCCACTGGATGGCGCACTGCCACTGACTGACGATGTCTTGCAGCGGCTGGAGATTGCCGATGGCGATAGCGTGCGCGCAGTCAGGCTGGCGCCGTAA
- a CDS encoding nuclear transport factor 2 family protein has protein sequence MMQGAEALVREFWQLMQTNDFDAVGAVLADDFVVEWPQSSELIRGRANFAGLNREYPAHGHWQFVLNRLVAGVDQVVTDVSITDGVQQARAVSFFTITDQRISKLVEYWPEPYAAPANRAHWVEALA, from the coding sequence ATGATGCAGGGTGCAGAAGCGCTGGTACGCGAATTCTGGCAACTGATGCAGACCAATGATTTTGATGCTGTTGGCGCGGTGCTGGCGGATGACTTTGTGGTGGAGTGGCCGCAATCATCCGAGCTGATTCGCGGGCGGGCCAATTTTGCCGGGCTGAACCGGGAATACCCCGCCCACGGGCACTGGCAGTTTGTATTGAACCGGCTGGTGGCAGGTGTCGATCAGGTGGTGACCGACGTCTCGATTACCGATGGCGTACAACAGGCACGCGCCGTTTCGTTTTTCACTATCACTGACCAGCGCATCAGCAAACTGGTCGAGTACTGGCCAGAACCCTACGCCGCCCCCGCCAACCGGGCGCACTGGGTTGAAGCACTGGCCTAA
- the rmuC gene encoding DNA recombination protein RmuC, with product MIDLLFGVTTLVALLAGVLVVFRLQQLARVQEQAVEALASELNASQREILNQFHTGLARQAETTHTALTQHASLLNTAITRSGEQLRANMGEAFDRLRSGVSSELNQTRSALERLQITQTESLSTLRLALTTAQGESREQIMRQLAEISESLQSKQDTLREEVLVKLAQMLAEQSRREMDQLREALALTSTQLTQSVAQLTQTADTRLAEISGKVNERLDEGFKKTNETFANVMARLATIDEAQKKIDGLTTNVVSLQELLGDKRSRGAFGEVQLESLVHNVLPPQVYEMQATLSNGTRVDCLLKLPEPTGLVAVDAKFPLENYHRMFEAGEDRNAAQRAFRADIKKHIDDISNKYIIPNETADGAVMFIPAEAVFAEIHAYHAELVNHAMKQRVWIVSPTTLMAVLNTARAVIKDVETRKQVHIIKEALGRLGTEFARFDDRMKKLATHIRQAHEDAQNVAITSEKISRRFEEIEQVRLDEPLLEQGAMPRQTSLPELQEALQDEE from the coding sequence ATGATCGATCTACTGTTTGGCGTAACAACCCTGGTGGCCTTGCTGGCCGGTGTGCTGGTCGTGTTCCGGTTGCAGCAACTGGCGCGAGTGCAGGAACAAGCAGTAGAAGCGCTGGCCTCTGAACTGAATGCCAGTCAGCGGGAAATCCTGAACCAGTTCCACACGGGTCTGGCGCGCCAGGCCGAGACCACACACACCGCGCTGACCCAGCACGCCAGTTTGCTCAATACCGCCATTACGCGATCGGGCGAGCAGTTGCGCGCCAATATGGGCGAGGCGTTTGATCGCCTGCGCAGTGGCGTATCCAGCGAACTGAACCAGACGCGCAGCGCACTGGAGCGCCTGCAGATCACCCAGACCGAGTCACTTTCTACCCTGCGTCTGGCGCTGACGACGGCCCAGGGGGAATCGCGCGAACAGATCATGCGGCAATTGGCCGAGATCTCTGAGTCGCTGCAATCCAAACAGGACACGCTGCGTGAAGAAGTGCTGGTGAAGCTGGCGCAGATGCTGGCAGAACAATCCCGACGCGAGATGGACCAGTTGCGTGAGGCGCTGGCCCTGACCAGTACGCAACTGACGCAATCCGTGGCGCAACTGACGCAAACCGCAGATACCCGCCTGGCCGAGATTTCCGGCAAGGTGAACGAGCGGCTGGATGAGGGCTTCAAGAAAACTAACGAGACCTTCGCCAACGTCATGGCGCGTCTGGCCACCATTGATGAAGCCCAGAAAAAGATTGATGGCCTGACCACCAATGTGGTCAGCCTGCAAGAACTGCTGGGCGACAAGCGCTCACGCGGCGCATTTGGTGAAGTGCAACTGGAAAGCCTGGTCCATAACGTGCTGCCGCCGCAGGTATACGAAATGCAAGCCACGCTCTCCAACGGCACGCGGGTGGATTGCTTGCTCAAACTGCCGGAACCGACCGGCCTTGTGGCGGTGGATGCCAAGTTCCCGCTGGAGAACTACCACCGCATGTTTGAAGCGGGCGAGGATCGCAACGCCGCGCAACGCGCATTCCGGGCCGACATCAAAAAGCACATTGATGACATCAGCAACAAGTACATCATCCCCAATGAAACCGCTGATGGCGCGGTGATGTTTATTCCGGCTGAAGCCGTGTTTGCAGAAATCCACGCCTATCACGCCGAGCTGGTGAATCACGCCATGAAGCAGCGCGTGTGGATTGTCTCGCCCACCACGCTGATGGCCGTCCTTAACACCGCCCGCGCCGTGATCAAGGACGTGGAAACCCGCAAGCAGGTGCACATCATCAAAGAAGCGCTGGGGCGCCTGGGTACCGAGTTCGCGCGTTTTGACGATCGCATGAAAAAACTGGCCACCCACATCCGCCAGGCGCATGAAGACGCCCAGAACGTGGCCATTACCAGCGAGAAAATCTCCCGCCGCTTTGAGGAGATCGAGCAGGTGCGGCTGGATGAGCCGCTGCTGGAGCAAGGTGCCATGCCGCGCCAGACCAGCCTGCCGGAACTGCAGGAAGCCTTGCAGGACGAAGAATGA
- the flgA gene encoding flagellar basal body P-ring formation chaperone FlgA, translating to MRTLLVSFGFLLAVPALAAGQVDLATVQRNAASWLDQQLSQYQGQSSYSFGKLDSRLRLDACNAMDVKAAPGYRLAGNSMLRVTCVDGATWAVNLPVKISVQATYYVAAKPLAAGHQLADGDLAPQQGDLGQLPGSVILDPANALGRTLSTAVAAGGAVRSEMLRAPIIIQQGQKVRVLMRVGEIEVSNDGYAMNNASEGQNVRVRVGTSTIVQGIARADGAVLVTE from the coding sequence ATGCGCACCCTACTGGTTAGTTTCGGTTTCCTTCTGGCTGTGCCGGCCCTTGCGGCCGGGCAAGTCGATCTCGCCACCGTCCAGCGTAATGCCGCCTCCTGGCTGGACCAGCAGTTGTCCCAGTATCAGGGCCAGAGCAGCTACAGCTTTGGCAAGCTCGACAGCCGCCTGCGGCTGGACGCCTGCAACGCCATGGATGTCAAAGCCGCACCGGGTTATCGCCTGGCCGGCAACAGCATGCTGCGGGTGACCTGTGTGGATGGCGCCACGTGGGCCGTCAACCTGCCGGTCAAGATCAGTGTGCAAGCCACGTATTATGTGGCCGCCAAACCCCTGGCCGCTGGCCACCAGCTGGCTGACGGTGACCTGGCCCCGCAACAGGGCGATCTGGGCCAGCTGCCAGGCAGCGTAATCCTTGATCCTGCCAATGCGCTGGGTCGTACGCTGTCCACCGCGGTGGCGGCTGGCGGCGCGGTTCGCTCGGAAATGTTGCGCGCCCCCATCATCATCCAGCAGGGCCAGAAAGTGCGTGTGCTCATGCGCGTGGGCGAGATCGAAGTCAGCAACGACGGCTACGCCATGAACAACGCCAGCGAAGGGCAAAACGTGCGCGTGCGCGTCGGTACATCCACCATTGTGCAAGGCATTGCCCGGGCAGATGGCGCGGTACTGGTTACCGAATAA
- a CDS encoding bifunctional riboflavin kinase/FAD synthetase: MRIIRGVNAAALPPTALTIGNFDGLHLGHRAMLAELRQEAASRGLASALLTFEPHPRELFTPQTAPTRLTSLREKMEILAAEGLDYVILQRFDRQFAGIEATAFRDNIIAQRLNARFLLIGHDFRFGKQRAGDFELLQQNPALTVRSIDAVTLDGQRISSTAVRDALAAGDMDLAARLLGRPYSISGRVVGGDKLGRELGFPTANIRIRHNRPPTMGIFVVEIEGLERTYQGVASLGVRPTVKGAGAAPVLEVFIFDFKRQIYGEHLRVNFLHKLRDELKFNGLEALIAQIHKDCDDARDWFAARR; this comes from the coding sequence ATGCGCATAATCCGTGGCGTTAATGCCGCCGCCCTTCCGCCAACCGCACTGACTATCGGTAATTTCGATGGGCTGCATCTCGGGCATCGCGCCATGCTGGCCGAGTTGCGCCAGGAAGCGGCCAGCCGCGGGCTGGCCAGTGCCCTGCTGACTTTCGAGCCGCATCCGCGCGAGTTATTTACGCCGCAAACGGCGCCGACCCGGCTGACCAGTCTGCGTGAAAAAATGGAAATCCTGGCGGCAGAAGGTCTGGATTACGTCATTCTGCAGCGCTTTGATCGCCAGTTTGCCGGCATTGAAGCCACGGCATTTCGCGACAACATCATTGCACAGCGCCTGAATGCGCGTTTCTTGCTGATCGGCCACGACTTCCGTTTTGGCAAACAGCGCGCAGGCGACTTTGAACTGTTGCAACAGAACCCGGCACTGACCGTGCGTTCAATCGACGCCGTCACGCTTGATGGCCAGCGTATTTCTTCCACTGCCGTGCGTGACGCGCTGGCTGCGGGCGATATGGATCTGGCCGCACGTTTGCTGGGCCGGCCGTATTCGATCTCTGGCCGCGTGGTGGGTGGCGACAAACTGGGCCGCGAGCTGGGTTTTCCGACCGCCAATATCCGCATTCGGCACAATCGCCCGCCGACCATGGGCATTTTTGTGGTGGAGATCGAAGGACTGGAGCGCACTTATCAAGGCGTGGCCAGCCTGGGTGTACGGCCCACGGTGAAAGGCGCTGGCGCTGCGCCGGTGCTGGAAGTATTCATTTTCGATTTCAAACGCCAGATTTACGGCGAGCATTTACGCGTCAATTTTCTGCATAAATTGCGCGACGAACTCAAATTCAACGGTCTGGAAGCGCTTATCGCCCAGATCCACAAGGATTGCGACGATGCGCGTGACTGGTTTGCTGCCCGCCGTTGA
- the ileS gene encoding isoleucine--tRNA ligase translates to MSDKPSNKYPVNLLDTPFPMRGDLAKREPGFLKAWQDQQIYQKLRARSKEQNRPKFILHDGPPYANAKIHLGHAVNKILKDIIVKSRSLAGFDAPYVPGWDCHGLPIEHQIEKLAKGDKTAIKNNPDIHARIVAYRKEHGLDEKSYDLPPAFIRELCRQYAAAQIEIQKADFIRLGVMGDWDHPYRTMDFKTEADIVRTLGKIHANGYMVKGQKPVHWCVDCGSALAEAEVEYEDKTSPAIDVAFKVLDSAAVAKAFDLPSLNGKDAYAVIWTTTPWTLPANQAVVVHPELTYDLFDTPKGLLILVRELAETALKRYGFEGSKSVGHAKGAALEFLPLQHPFYARQGKIILGDHVTTDAGTGLVHTAPAHGLEDWQVGLKYDLPKDNPVGDDGRYKSSVERFAGLTVWQANPQIVELLAETGTLLANEKLLHSYPHCWRHKTPIIFRATAQWFIAMEKAGADGKTLREKANAAVDATEFFPSWGRARLEAMIGNRPDWCISRQRNWGVPMTFFVHKETGELHPNSLELLEEAAKRIEKEGIEAWFKLDAAELLGADAEHYNKLRDTLDVWFDSGSTHYAVLRQREELAWPADLYLEGSDQHRGWFQSSLLTGCATEGRAPYKQLLTHGFTVDENGHKMSKSKGNGIEPQEIFNTLGADMLRLWIASADYSGEMSLSQEILKRTSDAYRRIRNTLRFLLANISDFKAADVLAVDGMVELDRYALARYQAFQDRVTALYDRYEFHSAVQEIHGYCSEELGSFYLDIIKDRLYTMKADSAGRRSAQTAIWHITQGLVRILAPILSFTAHEVWETLGNEDNVFFATLHSAPLPADAAALEQRFALIRDVRAQAQKEIEVQRAEGKLGSSLQAEVTVTATGDVYDALASLGDDLKFVLIVSKAELARGDETRIAVAASTEQKCERCWHYTPTVGSHADHPGLCARCADNLFGAGEVRKHA, encoded by the coding sequence ATGAGTGACAAGCCGTCGAACAAGTACCCCGTTAACCTGCTCGACACCCCGTTCCCGATGCGTGGCGATCTGGCCAAGCGCGAGCCCGGCTTTCTGAAGGCATGGCAAGACCAGCAGATTTATCAAAAACTGCGCGCCAGGTCCAAGGAACAGAACCGCCCCAAGTTCATCCTGCATGACGGCCCGCCCTACGCCAACGCCAAGATCCATCTGGGTCACGCGGTCAACAAGATCCTGAAGGACATCATCGTCAAGTCGCGCTCGCTGGCGGGCTTTGATGCGCCTTATGTGCCGGGCTGGGACTGTCACGGCCTGCCGATCGAACACCAGATCGAAAAACTGGCCAAGGGCGACAAAACCGCCATCAAGAACAATCCGGATATCCACGCCCGCATCGTGGCGTATCGCAAGGAACACGGTCTGGATGAAAAATCCTACGACCTGCCGCCGGCGTTCATCCGCGAACTGTGCCGCCAGTATGCCGCCGCGCAGATCGAAATCCAGAAGGCCGACTTCATCCGCCTGGGCGTGATGGGCGACTGGGACCACCCCTACCGCACCATGGACTTCAAAACCGAAGCCGACATCGTGCGCACGCTGGGCAAGATCCACGCCAATGGCTATATGGTGAAAGGCCAGAAGCCGGTGCACTGGTGTGTGGACTGCGGCTCCGCGCTGGCTGAAGCTGAAGTTGAGTACGAAGACAAGACCTCTCCGGCCATCGACGTCGCCTTCAAGGTGCTCGATAGCGCAGCCGTCGCCAAGGCGTTTGATCTGCCGTCGCTGAATGGCAAAGACGCCTACGCCGTGATCTGGACGACCACACCGTGGACGCTGCCCGCCAACCAGGCGGTTGTGGTGCACCCGGAACTGACCTATGACCTGTTCGACACCCCCAAGGGTCTGTTGATCCTGGTGCGTGAACTGGCAGAAACCGCGCTCAAGCGTTACGGGTTTGAAGGCAGCAAGTCGGTCGGCCACGCCAAGGGCGCCGCGCTGGAGTTCCTGCCGCTACAACACCCGTTCTACGCGCGCCAGGGCAAGATCATTCTTGGTGATCACGTCACCACCGATGCCGGTACCGGCCTTGTGCACACCGCGCCGGCGCACGGTCTGGAAGACTGGCAAGTCGGCCTGAAGTACGACCTGCCCAAAGACAACCCGGTGGGCGACGATGGGCGCTACAAATCCAGCGTTGAGCGTTTTGCCGGCCTGACCGTATGGCAAGCCAACCCGCAAATCGTCGAGCTGCTGGCTGAAACCGGCACGCTGCTGGCCAACGAAAAACTGTTGCACAGCTACCCGCATTGCTGGCGCCACAAAACACCGATCATCTTCCGCGCGACGGCCCAGTGGTTTATCGCCATGGAAAAAGCCGGTGCCGATGGCAAAACCCTGCGCGAAAAAGCCAACGCCGCCGTGGATGCCACCGAGTTTTTCCCGTCGTGGGGCCGTGCCCGCCTGGAAGCCATGATCGGCAATCGCCCGGACTGGTGTATCTCGCGCCAGCGTAACTGGGGCGTGCCGATGACCTTCTTCGTGCACAAGGAAACGGGCGAACTGCACCCGAACTCGCTCGAACTGCTGGAAGAAGCCGCCAAGCGCATCGAGAAAGAAGGCATCGAAGCCTGGTTCAAGCTGGATGCAGCTGAACTGCTGGGCGCGGACGCCGAGCATTACAACAAGCTGCGCGACACGCTGGATGTGTGGTTTGACTCCGGCTCGACCCACTACGCCGTGCTGCGCCAGCGCGAAGAACTGGCCTGGCCGGCCGATCTGTATCTGGAAGGCTCTGACCAGCATCGTGGCTGGTTCCAGTCCTCCCTGCTGACTGGCTGCGCCACTGAAGGCCGCGCGCCGTACAAGCAACTGCTGACTCATGGCTTCACCGTGGACGAAAACGGCCACAAGATGTCCAAGTCCAAGGGCAACGGGATCGAGCCGCAGGAAATCTTCAACACCCTGGGCGCCGACATGCTGCGCCTGTGGATCGCCAGCGCGGATTACTCCGGCGAGATGTCGCTGTCGCAAGAGATCCTCAAGCGCACTTCGGATGCTTACCGCCGCATCCGCAATACGCTGCGTTTCTTGCTGGCCAACATCTCTGACTTCAAGGCAGCCGACGTGCTGGCCGTGGACGGGATGGTGGAACTGGACCGTTACGCCCTCGCCCGTTATCAGGCTTTCCAGGATCGTGTCACGGCTCTGTACGACCGTTACGAGTTCCACTCTGCCGTGCAGGAAATCCACGGTTATTGCTCGGAGGAACTGGGTTCGTTCTACCTGGACATCATCAAGGACCGCCTGTACACCATGAAGGCCGACAGCGCGGGCCGTCGCTCTGCGCAAACCGCCATCTGGCACATCACGCAAGGCCTGGTGCGCATCCTGGCGCCGATCCTGTCGTTTACCGCGCATGAAGTGTGGGAAACGCTGGGCAATGAAGACAATGTGTTCTTTGCCACGCTGCACAGCGCACCGCTGCCGGCAGATGCTGCAGCGCTGGAGCAACGCTTCGCACTGATCCGCGACGTGCGTGCGCAGGCACAGAAAGAAATCGAAGTGCAACGCGCCGAAGGCAAACTGGGCTCGTCGCTGCAAGCCGAAGTGACCGTGACCGCCACGGGCGACGTGTACGACGCCCTGGCCAGCCTGGGCGATGATCTGAAGTTTGTGCTGATTGTCTCCAAAGCCGAGCTGGCCCGTGGTGACGAAACCCGGATCGCGGTTGCCGCTTCGACCGAGCAAAAGTGCGAACGCTGCTGGCACTACACGCCGACGGTAGGCAGCCACGCCGATCATCCGGGCCTGTGCGCACGTTGTGCGGACAACCTCTTTGGTGCCGGCGAGGTGCGCAAGCATGCGTAA
- the lspA gene encoding signal peptidase II, with protein sequence MRKWLVVAALVIVIDQITKLLVQSHFQFGELYAIIPGCFSLTLTYNPGAAFSFLADAGGWQRYFFTALALGVSAFIVFTLRKHHQQTRFSFALALIMGGALGNVIDRLAYHHVIDFILVYWKNWYYPAFNVADSAICIGAALLVIDSIARPQHTREKTL encoded by the coding sequence ATGCGTAAGTGGTTAGTGGTTGCAGCGCTGGTGATCGTGATCGACCAGATCACCAAGCTGCTCGTCCAGTCGCACTTCCAGTTTGGCGAGCTGTACGCCATTATTCCGGGTTGTTTCAGCCTGACCCTGACCTACAACCCGGGCGCGGCGTTCTCTTTCCTGGCGGATGCCGGCGGCTGGCAGCGTTACTTCTTTACCGCGCTGGCGCTGGGCGTATCGGCATTCATTGTCTTTACGCTGCGCAAGCATCATCAGCAAACGCGCTTTTCATTTGCGCTGGCGCTGATCATGGGTGGCGCCCTGGGTAATGTGATCGATCGCCTGGCTTATCACCATGTGATTGATTTTATTCTTGTTTACTGGAAAAACTGGTACTACCCGGCGTTCAATGTGGCTGACTCGGCCATTTGTATCGGGGCTGCCTTGCTGGTGATTGATTCGATCGCCCGCCCGCAGCACACCAGGGAGAAGACGCTGTGA
- the ispH gene encoding 4-hydroxy-3-methylbut-2-enyl diphosphate reductase, producing MQIILANPRGFCAGVDRAIAIVERALEKYGAPIYVRHEVVHNKYVIEDLKKKGAIFVEELEDVPAGNTVIFSAHGVSQAVRKEAETRGLTVYDATCPLVTKVHLEVKRLREQGFEIVMIGHKGHPEVEGTMGQSDAGGMYLVEDPEDVAALNVRAPEKLAYVTQTTLSVDDAQVVINALRARFPEIVGPKKDDICYATQNRQDAVKQLARDVDVLIVVGSPNSSNSNRLREVGTTLGIDAYMVDNETELKQEWFANKARVGLTAGASAPEILVQQVVQRIQQFGAQSVVPMDGLEENIVFSLPKGLV from the coding sequence ATGCAGATCATTCTGGCCAACCCGCGCGGCTTCTGTGCCGGCGTGGACCGCGCCATCGCCATCGTGGAACGTGCGCTGGAAAAATACGGCGCGCCCATTTATGTGCGTCATGAAGTGGTGCACAACAAATACGTGATCGAAGACCTGAAGAAAAAAGGCGCGATCTTCGTAGAAGAACTGGAAGACGTGCCGGCCGGCAACACGGTGATTTTCTCGGCCCACGGCGTATCGCAGGCGGTGCGCAAAGAAGCCGAAACCCGCGGCCTGACCGTGTACGACGCGACCTGCCCGCTGGTCACCAAGGTGCACCTGGAAGTCAAACGCCTGCGTGAGCAGGGTTTTGAAATCGTCATGATCGGCCACAAGGGTCACCCGGAAGTCGAGGGCACCATGGGCCAGTCTGATGCAGGCGGCATGTACTTGGTCGAAGACCCGGAAGACGTGGCGGCACTGAATGTCCGCGCGCCTGAGAAACTGGCCTACGTGACGCAAACCACGTTATCGGTAGACGACGCGCAAGTGGTCATCAATGCCCTGCGCGCCCGCTTCCCCGAGATCGTCGGTCCCAAGAAAGACGATATCTGCTACGCCACGCAAAACCGCCAGGATGCCGTGAAGCAACTGGCGCGGGATGTGGATGTGCTGATCGTGGTCGGCTCGCCCAACAGCTCCAACAGCAACCGCTTGCGCGAAGTTGGCACCACGCTGGGCATCGATGCCTATATGGTGGATAACGAAACCGAACTCAAGCAAGAATGGTTTGCCAACAAAGCCCGCGTGGGCCTGACGGCAGGTGCTTCTGCGCCGGAAATCCTGGTGCAGCAGGTGGTGCAGCGCATTCAGCAGTTCGGCGCGCAATCCGTGGTGCCCATGGATGGCCTTGAGGAAAACATCGTGTTTTCCCTGCCCAAGGGTCTGGTTTGA